TCCCATGTCTTGACTTGGTCGTGCACATTCAACTCTCGGTCCGCCGATTCCGCTGTCGCAACGAGACGTGTCCCAGACGCATTTTCTGTGAGCGAATCGAAGAAGTGGCGGCACGTTCAGCCCGAATGACCCAACGCCTGACCCTCGCCGTGCAGAACACGGCCCTCGAGATTGGAGCCCGTCCAGGACAACGGATCGGCCGGGTCTGGGGTGTCAAGCGATCCCGAACGACCTCCCTCCGGGTCATGCGCCGCATGACCCCATTGCAGCCACCGACCACCGTCAAACGCATTGGCGTCGACGACTTCGCCTTCAAGCGAGGGGCGTTCTCTGGCACGCTGATCATTGACCTGGAGACTGGAACGCCGATCGAAGTGCTGCGTGACCGAACAGCCACCACGCTCGCCTTGTGGCTCCAGCAGCATCCTGGCATCGAACTGGCGACCCGGGACCGCTCCACAGAATACGCACGTGGCCTGAGTGAAGGTGCGCCACAGGCGCAGCAGGTCCCCTTGATCGCTGGCACCTCATCAAGAACCTCCGCGAGGCACTTGAGCGCCAAGTGCAATGGCATCAGGACGATATGCGTCTCGCACTTGCTGAGGAGGGGGAGCACGTGGTGCTCCCCCTCCGTTCAACAGCTGTCGAGCAGTCTAGCCAGGAGGCCTTCGAGCGAACACGTACCCTCTCCGCGGAGCTCTATGCCCTCTTTCAGCAGGGTAAACGTATCGGCGCCATCGTCCGAGCCGCTGATGTTCACCGCGCAACCGTCCACAACGCGATTCGCTGTCAAGGACAGCTCCTTCGGCGGCGTCACGCCCGCCCATCAGGCATGTTGACTCCGTTCCAACATGTTCTCCAGGCCGCCTGGGATGCAGGCGGCCGCAATGCCAGTCAATTGTTCCGTGACCTCGTTCAAGCAAGGTCTGCAGGATCCAGGCGCAGTGTCATCCTCTGGGCCCAGGAACGGCGTGAGGTCCCTGCTCCGACCACGCCCGGCCCGTTCCGCGAGTCGGCCCTCCGGAATCGAAGCGTTGCGACGGCTCCCTCACAGAGGGTGCCGACGATGACGGTCAGAACAGCGTCCTGGTTCCTCTTCTCACTTCCAGCCGAGTTGGAGGAGGATCAGCGCGCTGGTGGAACGGTTGCTGACCTGTGAACCGCTTCGGCACGCTCAGGAGTTGGTTCACGACTTCCGGACGATGGTCCGCACCCGTCAGGGCGAGGCGCTCGGTCAGTGGGTGAAACGTGTCCGGTCGAGCGGGTTGACGAACCGGATGAGCTTCGCCGAAGGTCGTGAGTGCGAAGGGTCAGCGCTGCATGCAGCGCTGACCCTTCCTTACAGCAATGGTCCGACAGAAGGGGCCGTGAACCGCCTGAAGACCATCAAGCGGCAGATGTATGGCCGCGCCAACTTCGATCTCTTGCGAATCCGCGTGCTCTCCGGATCATCACGTGCACCAAAAGGGTGCAAGAACCGCAAAACCGAGGCAAGCTCACCGTAGCAAGATCACATCCCGGTGAATCGCCACACGGTCAGACATACCCTCCACGTTCAGTACCTGACTCCGTACCAACCGTTCGTGCACGCTGGCCGTGATCGCGTCATCGCCTTCTCTGCTACACTGCCGCACTTAGCTTGCGTTTGAGCCGTCCGGGGGCATGTTCGGCTGCTGCGCGCACCAGAATGCCCATCTTGTGCGGATTGGCTTCCAGGTCGATCTGAAACCTCAGTTCAGCCAGCGCTTCTGAGCACGCCGGGCCGATGCTCGCCACCACCATGCGTCTCAGGGCAGCCCGCAGCGGCGCTTCCAGGCCCAGTTCGCGGGCGCAGGTCAGGAAATGGACCGCCTGCGTGCCGCTCGAAAACAGCAGGACCTGAAACGCCCCCTGCACTGTGCGGCGCACGGCGTTCCGAAGCGGTTCGGGGTCTTCAGGAAATGCGCAGCGATACACCGG
The Deinococcus ruber DNA segment above includes these coding regions:
- a CDS encoding transposase, with product MERLLTCEPLRHAQELVHDFRTMVRTRQGEALGQWVKRVRSSGLTNRMSFAEGRECEGSALHAALTLPYSNGPTEGAVNRLKTIKRQMYGRANFDLLRIRVLSGSSRAPKGCKNRKTEASSP